Proteins encoded within one genomic window of Nordella sp. HKS 07:
- a CDS encoding adenylate/guanylate cyclase domain-containing protein, which yields MERRLTAILIADVVGYSRLMGLDEEGTLRRLSVNRRDIIDPKISEHHGRLVKTTGDGLLVEFASPVEAVRCAVEIQRLMIDRNLGLPPDQRIEFRMGVNLGDIIIEGNDIYGDGVNVAARLESLAGPGGLCISGMVRDLVHGKLAYSFENAGEQTVKNIARPVQVYSINQAAISALETSEPQNRLSVRKTGARWAVAAAAIVISLVGVGLWQFLGNRHTSGESAPRYSIAVLPFANLSNDSQQDYFADGITDGLTTDLSRIPDAFVIARNSAFTYKGKAIDAKQVGAELGVRYLLEGSVQRSDDQVRVDAQLIDAETGGQLWADRLDYSLGNLFELQSEVTGRIARALDLELVDVESRRGLEERPDDPDAVDLALRGLSIFNKPRSRENNVEARQLFNQSLLKEKDNLNGLLGLAVVNVNDMFNNWCDKPDEQLQQARELLNRALSIDPKSAQAYFIKSSVLTLEKKPEEAVDAAEMAISLNPSLAPAYAWIGNLQIRLGHAEQTVMHVEKALRLSPRDPALANWLSFIGRAQFYLGRDNEAIDTLHRAAAASGTVSGTYLHLAAAYALTSRSAEAHDALAEFEKLEPNTTISMIKDETKSQSDNATFLKQRERLYDGLRKAGMSE from the coding sequence ATGGAACGCAGACTCACTGCCATCCTGATTGCTGATGTCGTCGGCTACAGCAGGCTCATGGGACTGGATGAGGAAGGCACTCTCCGTCGTCTCAGCGTGAACCGACGCGACATTATTGATCCAAAAATATCTGAACATCACGGTCGTCTCGTCAAGACCACTGGCGACGGTTTGCTTGTTGAATTCGCCAGTCCGGTTGAAGCAGTGCGCTGTGCAGTCGAGATTCAAAGATTAATGATCGATCGGAATCTCGGTTTGCCGCCTGACCAGCGAATTGAATTCCGAATGGGAGTAAACCTTGGGGATATTATTATTGAGGGAAATGACATTTATGGAGACGGAGTCAATGTCGCCGCAAGATTAGAGAGTCTGGCTGGGCCAGGTGGGCTTTGTATCTCAGGCATGGTTCGCGATTTAGTCCACGGGAAACTTGCATATTCTTTCGAAAATGCCGGGGAGCAAACGGTAAAGAACATCGCCCGCCCCGTACAGGTATATTCAATAAATCAAGCGGCCATTTCTGCGCTGGAAACCTCCGAGCCGCAAAATCGATTGAGCGTTCGTAAGACTGGGGCCCGTTGGGCGGTCGCCGCAGCAGCTATAGTAATTTCCCTCGTTGGAGTTGGCCTTTGGCAGTTTCTGGGCAACAGACATACGTCTGGTGAAAGCGCCCCCAGATATTCAATCGCTGTTCTCCCGTTTGCCAACCTGAGCAACGATTCGCAGCAAGATTACTTTGCTGACGGCATTACCGACGGTTTGACGACCGATCTATCGAGAATTCCGGATGCTTTTGTGATCGCGCGCAATTCTGCCTTCACTTACAAGGGAAAGGCTATTGATGCAAAGCAAGTCGGCGCCGAGTTAGGGGTGCGGTACCTCCTCGAAGGCAGTGTCCAGCGAAGTGATGATCAAGTTCGTGTGGATGCGCAACTGATAGACGCAGAGACCGGTGGCCAACTTTGGGCCGACCGTTTGGACTACAGCCTTGGAAATCTCTTCGAGCTGCAGAGCGAAGTCACCGGGCGGATTGCACGAGCGCTTGATCTGGAGTTGGTAGACGTTGAAAGCCGCCGTGGACTTGAAGAACGACCAGATGATCCAGACGCCGTAGATCTCGCATTGAGGGGGTTGTCGATATTCAATAAACCGAGGTCGCGAGAGAACAACGTCGAAGCGCGCCAGCTATTCAATCAGTCGCTTCTGAAGGAGAAAGATAACCTCAATGGTCTGCTGGGGCTCGCGGTAGTCAATGTAAATGACATGTTCAACAACTGGTGCGATAAACCCGACGAGCAGCTGCAACAGGCGCGTGAGCTGCTCAACAGGGCGCTGTCAATCGACCCGAAAAGCGCCCAAGCGTATTTTATCAAGAGCAGCGTTCTCACGCTGGAGAAGAAGCCTGAGGAAGCCGTGGATGCTGCTGAAATGGCTATTTCACTTAATCCCAGTCTTGCGCCGGCTTATGCATGGATCGGCAATCTGCAGATCCGATTGGGGCACGCAGAACAGACGGTTATGCATGTAGAAAAGGCGCTGCGACTCAGCCCGCGCGATCCAGCGTTAGCCAACTGGCTGTCATTTATCGGCAGGGCTCAATTCTATCTTGGCCGTGATAATGAGGCGATTGACACTCTCCACAGGGCAGCTGCTGCAAGTGGGACGGTCTCCGGAACCTACCTTCATCTTGCCGCGGCGTACGCGCTCACAAGTCGCTCTGCCGAGGCACACGACGCATTGGCAGAATTCGAAAAGCTAGAACCAAATACAACGATTTCGATGATTAAGGATGAAACCAAATCACAGTCTGACAATGCCACGTTTTTGAAGCAGCGCGAGCGCCTCTATGATGGCCTTCGGAAGGCCGGAATGTCGGAATGA
- a CDS encoding ACT domain-containing protein, with translation MPDVIRDTQAMLANMTPVLEPGEFVFCTTRDADVLSRALPLAEGWIKEEEGTTLILARADAAAFSFDTAMPMRRIVLTVFSALDGVGLTAAVAGALAANGIPCNMVAAFHHDHVFVPAAMAERAIAVLRDVQKRA, from the coding sequence GTGCCCGATGTCATCCGCGATACGCAGGCCATGCTGGCGAACATGACGCCGGTCCTCGAGCCGGGCGAGTTCGTCTTCTGCACGACGAGGGATGCGGATGTGCTGTCGCGCGCGCTGCCCTTGGCCGAGGGCTGGATCAAGGAGGAAGAAGGCACCACGCTGATCCTCGCCCGCGCCGATGCCGCGGCCTTCAGCTTCGATACCGCGATGCCGATGCGTCGCATCGTCCTCACGGTGTTCTCGGCGCTCGATGGCGTCGGACTGACTGCGGCGGTCGCTGGCGCGCTTGCCGCTAATGGCATCCCCTGCAACATGGTCGCGGCCTTCCATCACGATCATGTCTTCGTCCCGGCAGCGATGGCGGAGCGCGCCATCGCCGTCCTGCGCGATGTGCAGAAGCGCGCCTGA
- a CDS encoding NADPH:quinone oxidoreductase family protein, whose protein sequence is MKAVLCKVLGGPETLIVEEIAAPEPGPDEVVVKVKAVGLNFFDTLIIEGKYQIKPDLPFSPGGEIAGIVGRTGAEVRGLTEGDRVMGYVGHGGARAEIAVAATKLARIPDSLRDEAAAGLSITYGTTLHALKDRAKIRPGERLAVLGASGGVGQAAIEIGKLLGAEVIACASSDDKLAFCRELGADHLVNYTERNLKEALKSLAPGGVDVVYDPVGGDFTELGVRALAWNGRHLVVGFAQGGIPKLPLNLVLLKSANILGVFWGAHIDREPERHRANMDQLLAWAAEGRLRPHVHAVYRFEEIAGALKAIARREVKGKAILVP, encoded by the coding sequence ATGAAAGCGGTCCTGTGCAAGGTCCTTGGCGGACCGGAGACGCTCATCGTCGAGGAGATCGCAGCGCCGGAGCCCGGACCCGATGAGGTGGTGGTGAAGGTCAAGGCGGTCGGCCTCAATTTCTTCGACACGCTGATCATCGAGGGCAAATACCAGATCAAGCCTGACCTGCCCTTCTCGCCGGGCGGCGAGATTGCCGGCATCGTCGGCAGAACCGGCGCAGAGGTGCGCGGCCTCACGGAAGGCGACCGCGTGATGGGATATGTCGGCCATGGCGGCGCGCGCGCCGAGATCGCCGTGGCGGCAACGAAACTGGCGCGCATCCCCGACAGTCTCCGTGACGAGGCGGCGGCCGGCCTTTCCATCACCTATGGCACGACGCTCCATGCGCTGAAGGATCGCGCAAAAATCAGGCCCGGCGAGAGGCTGGCCGTGCTCGGCGCCTCGGGCGGCGTGGGGCAGGCGGCGATCGAAATCGGCAAGCTCCTGGGCGCTGAGGTGATCGCCTGCGCCTCGTCCGACGACAAGCTGGCTTTCTGCCGGGAGCTCGGCGCCGATCATTTGGTGAATTACACGGAACGCAATCTGAAGGAGGCGCTGAAGTCGTTGGCGCCGGGCGGGGTCGATGTCGTCTATGATCCGGTGGGCGGCGACTTCACCGAGCTTGGCGTGAGGGCGCTTGCCTGGAACGGCCGCCATCTGGTCGTCGGCTTCGCGCAGGGCGGCATCCCGAAGCTGCCGCTCAATCTGGTGCTGCTCAAGAGCGCCAATATATTGGGCGTCTTCTGGGGCGCGCATATCGATCGCGAACCGGAACGCCACCGCGCCAATATGGACCAGCTGCTCGCCTGGGCGGCTGAGGGCCGTCTCAGGCCTCATGTCCACGCCGTCTATCGTTTCGAGGAAATCGCCGGCGCGCTCAAGGCGATTGCCCGGCGCGAGGTGAAGGGCAAAGCGATACTGGTGCCTTGA
- a CDS encoding DMT family transporter, translating to MASDKPQPNWIAAASASFVVIWATGFIVARLSAPHVEPLTFLSVRFSIAGLLLVALAFAFKARWPGRSAASYAFIAGTLLHGGYLGACYWAVAHGLPAGIAALIAGLQPIFTALLAGRFLGERISLRHWLGLAIALAGVGLVLAPKLDFAAVHGITPATILAMTFGALSMTLGSIYQKRYVTHVDLLAGTAWKYAGALVVVLLGALLTESFRFDATADAWIALGWSVIVMSIGAILLLMALIRHGDVSKVSALIFLVPGVAALMAWGLFDETLTPVQILGMAVCAVGVLLVTRRKR from the coding sequence ATGGCATCAGATAAACCACAGCCGAACTGGATTGCCGCCGCGTCCGCGTCATTCGTGGTGATATGGGCAACCGGCTTCATCGTTGCAAGGCTGTCGGCGCCCCATGTCGAGCCTTTGACGTTCCTCAGCGTCCGTTTCAGCATTGCCGGCCTGCTGCTGGTGGCCCTGGCGTTCGCCTTCAAGGCGCGCTGGCCCGGTCGTTCCGCTGCGTCATACGCCTTCATTGCAGGGACCTTGCTGCATGGCGGCTATCTGGGTGCCTGCTATTGGGCTGTGGCGCATGGCCTGCCGGCCGGCATCGCCGCCCTGATCGCCGGTTTGCAGCCCATCTTCACCGCGCTCCTCGCTGGAAGATTCCTCGGCGAACGCATCAGCTTGCGCCACTGGCTGGGCCTTGCCATCGCGCTGGCGGGCGTCGGCCTGGTGCTGGCCCCCAAGCTCGACTTCGCGGCCGTTCACGGCATCACCCCCGCCACGATCCTCGCCATGACCTTCGGCGCGCTGTCGATGACGCTCGGCAGCATCTATCAGAAGCGCTACGTCACTCATGTCGATCTCCTTGCCGGGACGGCCTGGAAATATGCCGGAGCCCTCGTCGTCGTTCTCCTCGGCGCCCTGCTGACGGAGAGTTTTCGCTTCGATGCGACTGCCGATGCCTGGATCGCGCTCGGCTGGTCGGTGATCGTGATGTCGATCGGCGCCATTCTTCTCCTGATGGCGCTCATCAGGCATGGTGATGTCTCGAAGGTCTCGGCCCTCATCTTCCTGGTGCCCGGCGTCGCCGCCCTTATGGCCTGGGGTTTGTTCGACGAGACATTGACGCCCGTACAGATCCTTGGAATGGCCGTCTGCGCGGTGGGTGTGCTTTTGGTCACACGGAGGAAAAGATGA
- a CDS encoding tellurite resistance TerB family protein, protein MFDPQKLLEQFLGGQGQQQQGQNAPAKSRSGFSPDMLKGLAGGAAAGGLVSILLGSKGGKKLAGSALKVGGVAVLGGLAYKAWQNYQATKGAQSTVPPVNQPMKDITPQAEGTVFLPSAPQERSELSLVLLRAMIAAAKADGHIDAAEQKAIFDKLDEFALDNDAKAFVIDELRKPLDIDAVVKEATSPERAVEIYAASVLAIDPDDPAEQAYLAMLASRLKLDPGLRASVDAEARKLSVAG, encoded by the coding sequence ATGTTCGATCCGCAAAAGCTTCTTGAACAGTTCCTGGGCGGCCAGGGACAGCAGCAGCAGGGCCAGAATGCCCCGGCCAAGAGCAGATCGGGATTCTCGCCCGACATGCTCAAGGGTCTCGCCGGCGGTGCCGCCGCGGGCGGCCTCGTCTCCATCCTCCTCGGCTCGAAAGGCGGGAAGAAGCTCGCGGGCAGCGCGCTCAAAGTGGGCGGCGTCGCGGTACTGGGCGGGCTCGCCTACAAGGCCTGGCAGAATTACCAGGCGACCAAGGGCGCCCAGTCGACGGTGCCGCCGGTGAACCAGCCGATGAAGGACATCACGCCCCAGGCCGAGGGCACCGTGTTCCTGCCGTCAGCCCCTCAGGAACGCAGCGAGTTGAGCCTCGTGCTGCTGCGCGCCATGATCGCTGCCGCCAAGGCCGACGGTCATATCGATGCTGCGGAACAGAAGGCGATCTTCGACAAGCTCGACGAATTCGCCCTCGACAATGACGCCAAGGCCTTCGTCATCGACGAATTGCGCAAGCCACTCGATATCGACGCGGTTGTGAAGGAAGCCACGAGCCCTGAGCGCGCCGTCGAAATCTACGCCGCATCCGTGCTCGCCATCGATCCCGACGATCCGGCCGAGCAGGCCTATCTGGCGATGCTGGCCTCGCGCCTCAAGCTCGATCCCGGCCTCAGGGCCAGCGTCGATGCGGAAGCGCGCAAGCTGTCCGTCGCGGGATAA
- a CDS encoding YihY/virulence factor BrkB family protein, whose translation MTEPRPTIPFLVFEAIRRLFADEAIPLAGNIAFRVLFSIFPFLIFLTALAGFFGSADLASRVVTYLLSVAPKEFVGPIAPEINSLLTRPRTGLLSISAVITIWSAMGGVDSVRVALNRAYGLTEDRNAFLLYGLMALFVVGSAVLLLALAVLIVFAPTAIHFISIYAPAFDDLIATFDRYRYPLALVIMVVGLFLAHLILPARRVKLYYLMPGVILTVCVWLILSSVYSYFLANFATFASTYVGLSGLFAAMFLIYLSALALILGGELNRVIVLARKYNKEASTEAADLSKE comes from the coding sequence ATGACCGAACCGCGGCCGACCATTCCTTTCCTCGTTTTTGAAGCCATCCGGCGCCTGTTCGCCGATGAGGCCATTCCGCTGGCCGGCAATATCGCCTTCCGTGTCCTGTTCTCGATCTTTCCCTTCCTGATCTTCCTGACCGCCCTTGCGGGCTTCTTCGGCAGCGCCGATCTCGCCTCGCGCGTCGTGACCTATCTGTTGAGCGTGGCGCCCAAGGAATTCGTGGGGCCGATCGCGCCCGAGATCAATTCGCTGCTGACCCGGCCGCGCACCGGCCTCCTCAGCATATCGGCCGTCATCACCATATGGAGCGCCATGGGCGGCGTCGACAGCGTGCGCGTCGCGCTCAACCGCGCCTATGGCCTGACCGAGGACCGCAACGCCTTCCTGCTTTACGGCCTCATGGCGCTGTTCGTGGTGGGCTCGGCCGTGCTGCTGCTGGCGCTCGCGGTGCTCATTGTCTTCGCGCCGACCGCCATCCATTTCATCAGCATCTATGCGCCGGCCTTCGACGATCTCATCGCCACCTTTGACCGCTATCGCTATCCGCTGGCCCTCGTCATCATGGTGGTGGGCCTTTTCCTCGCCCATCTGATTCTCCCCGCGAGGCGCGTGAAGCTCTATTACCTGATGCCCGGCGTCATCCTCACCGTCTGCGTCTGGCTCATCCTCTCCAGCGTCTATTCGTATTTCCTCGCCAATTTCGCGACCTTTGCCTCGACCTATGTCGGCCTGTCCGGTCTCTTCGCGGCGATGTTCCTGATCTATCTCTCCGCCCTGGCCCTCATCCTCGGCGGCGAGCTCAACCGCGTCATCGTGCTGGCGCGCAAATACAACAAGGAAGCCTCAACCGAGGCGGCGGATCTGAGCAAGGAGTGA
- a CDS encoding TfoX/Sxy family protein, whose amino-acid sequence MSEDRMPVARLRNLGPKSAMMLAEAGIRTIAELRLLGAAKAYRRVKDKASLNLLWAIAAGLEDRDWRDLDADEKASLLAQIRRLG is encoded by the coding sequence ATGAGCGAAGACCGAATGCCGGTCGCGCGACTGCGTAATCTCGGCCCCAAATCGGCGATGATGCTGGCCGAAGCCGGCATCAGGACCATCGCCGAATTGCGCCTGCTGGGTGCCGCCAAGGCCTATCGGCGGGTGAAGGACAAGGCGTCGCTCAATCTGTTGTGGGCGATTGCCGCCGGCCTCGAGGATCGCGACTGGCGCGATCTCGACGCGGATGAGAAAGCCTCACTCCTTGCTCAGATCCGCCGCCTCGGTTGA
- the ccrA gene encoding crotonyl-CoA carboxylase/reductase, with the protein MSAKPKTNVSAPANANQPVKDLYEIGEIPPLGHVPAKMYAWTIRQERHGPPDSAMQIEVVPTWTIGEDEVLVLVMAAGVNYNGVWAALGKPISPIDGHKNPYHIAGSDASGIVYAVGSKVKRWAVGDEVVIHCNQDDGDDEECNGGDPMFSPSQRIWGYETPDGSFAQFARVQARQLLPRPRHLTWEESACYTLTLATAYRMLFGHRPHTLKPGQNVLVWGASGGLGSMAVQLIATAGANAIGVISDDDKAEFVMSLGARGVINRKNFKCWGEMPKVGTPDYNEWLKNARDFGKAIWNLTGKGNNVDMVFEHPGESTFPVSVLVVKRGGMVVICAGTTGYNLTMDARYLWMHQKRVQGSHFANLMQAANANKLVQAQRIDPCMSEVYAWSDIPKAHMKMWKNEHRPGNMAVLVSAPRTGLKTFEDAIEAALI; encoded by the coding sequence ATGAGCGCCAAGCCCAAGACGAATGTCAGCGCGCCAGCCAATGCCAACCAGCCGGTGAAGGATCTTTACGAGATCGGTGAAATCCCGCCGCTGGGCCACGTGCCGGCGAAGATGTATGCCTGGACCATCCGCCAGGAGCGGCACGGGCCGCCGGACAGCGCCATGCAGATCGAGGTCGTGCCCACCTGGACGATCGGTGAAGACGAGGTGCTGGTGCTCGTGATGGCGGCCGGCGTCAATTACAACGGCGTATGGGCGGCGCTCGGCAAGCCGATCTCGCCGATCGACGGCCACAAGAATCCCTATCACATCGCGGGCTCCGACGCGTCCGGCATTGTCTATGCCGTCGGCTCGAAAGTGAAACGCTGGGCGGTGGGCGATGAGGTCGTCATCCACTGTAACCAGGACGATGGTGATGACGAGGAATGCAATGGCGGCGATCCGATGTTCTCGCCCTCCCAGCGCATCTGGGGCTATGAGACACCGGACGGCTCGTTTGCGCAATTCGCCCGCGTCCAGGCGCGCCAGTTGTTGCCGCGCCCGCGGCATCTCACCTGGGAAGAGTCGGCCTGCTACACGCTGACCCTTGCTACCGCCTATCGCATGCTGTTCGGGCACCGGCCGCATACGCTGAAGCCGGGACAGAATGTGCTGGTGTGGGGCGCCTCGGGCGGCCTCGGCTCGATGGCGGTGCAGCTCATCGCCACCGCCGGCGCCAATGCCATCGGCGTCATCTCGGATGACGACAAGGCGGAGTTCGTCATGTCGCTCGGCGCCAGGGGCGTCATCAACCGCAAGAACTTCAAATGCTGGGGCGAGATGCCGAAGGTCGGCACGCCCGACTACAATGAATGGCTGAAGAACGCGCGCGATTTCGGCAAGGCGATCTGGAACCTCACCGGCAAAGGCAACAATGTCGACATGGTGTTCGAGCATCCGGGCGAATCAACCTTCCCGGTCTCGGTGCTGGTGGTGAAGCGCGGCGGCATGGTGGTCATCTGCGCCGGCACAACCGGCTACAATCTGACCATGGATGCGCGCTATCTGTGGATGCATCAGAAGCGCGTGCAGGGCTCGCATTTCGCCAATCTCATGCAGGCCGCCAATGCCAACAAGCTGGTGCAGGCGCAACGCATCGATCCCTGCATGTCGGAGGTTTATGCCTGGAGCGACATCCCCAAGGCGCATATGAAGATGTGGAAGAACGAGCACCGGCCCGGCAATATGGCGGTGCTGGTGTCGGCGCCGCGCACAGGCCTCAAGACCTTCGAGGATGCGATCGAGGCGGCGCTCATTTGA
- a CDS encoding protein meaA, producing MPGMTRDRPWIFRTYAGHSTAAESNRLFRTNLAKGQTGLSVAFDLPTQTGYDSDHILARGEVGKVGVPVSHLGDMRTLFEGIPLASMNTSMTINATAAWLLALYVAAADEQGSARASLSGTTQNDIIKEYLSRGTYVFPPKPSMRLITDTIAFSAAELPKWNPMNVCSYHLQEAGATPVQELSFALATAIAVLDGVKASGTIPADEFPEVVGRISFFVNAGIRFITEICKMRAFTELWDEICRERYGVKDEKLRRFRYGVQVNSLGLTEQQPENNVYRILLEMLAVVLSKNARARAVQLPAWNEALGLPRPWDQQWSLRMQQIVAYESDLLDYGDIFDGSKEIETKVEQLKIEARLELDRVLAMGGAIAAIETGYMKKALVDSNALRLIAIEAGETKVVGVNAFTSSEPSPLASEDGESILTVPETVEYEQIEKLKAWRSARDTKAVAATLKALEAAAREGRNVMEPSIACARAGVTTGEWGETLRRVFGEYRAPTGVTLLMRGDASQSIAEVRQQVEALAAKLGATPKFLVGKPGLDGHSNGAEQIAVRAADCGFEVSYDGIRLTPEQIVGAALEQKVNVVGLSILSGSHVPLVRDVMNRMRAAGLGHVPVVAGGIIPPEDVLVLKQLGVAQVYTPKDFDLNRIMSDLVILIDARASEQAA from the coding sequence ATGCCGGGTATGACGCGTGACCGCCCCTGGATCTTCCGCACCTATGCCGGCCATTCGACTGCGGCCGAAAGCAACCGTTTGTTCCGCACCAATCTCGCCAAGGGCCAGACGGGCCTGTCGGTCGCATTCGATCTGCCGACCCAGACCGGCTATGACAGCGACCATATCCTGGCGCGCGGCGAGGTCGGCAAGGTCGGCGTGCCCGTCTCGCATCTGGGCGACATGCGGACACTCTTCGAAGGCATCCCGCTCGCCTCGATGAACACCTCGATGACGATCAATGCGACGGCGGCCTGGCTGCTGGCGCTTTATGTCGCCGCCGCCGATGAGCAAGGCTCGGCCCGCGCAAGCCTTTCCGGCACCACCCAGAACGACATCATCAAGGAATATCTCTCGCGCGGCACCTATGTGTTCCCGCCCAAGCCGTCGATGCGGCTCATCACCGACACCATCGCCTTCTCGGCCGCCGAACTGCCGAAATGGAATCCGATGAATGTCTGCTCCTATCATCTGCAGGAAGCGGGCGCCACGCCGGTGCAGGAATTGAGCTTTGCGCTCGCAACCGCCATTGCGGTGCTCGACGGCGTCAAGGCCAGCGGCACGATCCCTGCGGACGAATTCCCCGAGGTCGTCGGCCGCATATCCTTCTTCGTCAATGCCGGCATCCGCTTCATCACCGAAATCTGCAAGATGCGGGCCTTCACCGAATTGTGGGATGAGATCTGCCGCGAGCGCTATGGCGTCAAGGACGAGAAGCTGCGCCGCTTCCGCTATGGCGTGCAGGTGAATTCGCTGGGCCTCACCGAGCAGCAGCCCGAGAACAATGTCTATCGCATCCTGCTCGAGATGCTGGCGGTGGTGCTGTCGAAGAATGCCCGCGCCCGCGCCGTGCAGCTTCCCGCCTGGAACGAGGCGCTGGGCCTGCCGCGTCCCTGGGACCAGCAGTGGTCTTTGCGCATGCAGCAGATCGTCGCCTATGAATCCGATCTTCTCGATTATGGCGACATCTTCGACGGTTCGAAGGAGATCGAGACGAAGGTCGAGCAGTTGAAGATCGAGGCGCGTCTCGAGCTCGACCGCGTGCTCGCGATGGGCGGAGCTATCGCCGCGATCGAGACCGGCTATATGAAAAAGGCGCTGGTCGACTCCAACGCGTTGCGCCTCATCGCCATCGAGGCGGGCGAGACCAAGGTCGTCGGTGTCAACGCTTTCACGTCGAGTGAGCCCTCGCCGCTCGCCTCCGAGGACGGCGAGTCGATTCTCACCGTTCCCGAGACGGTCGAATATGAGCAGATCGAAAAACTGAAGGCCTGGCGCAGCGCCCGCGATACCAAGGCGGTAGCCGCGACGCTCAAGGCGCTCGAAGCGGCGGCGCGCGAGGGCCGCAATGTCATGGAGCCCTCCATCGCCTGCGCCCGCGCCGGCGTCACCACCGGCGAATGGGGCGAGACCCTGCGCCGCGTCTTCGGCGAATATCGCGCCCCCACCGGCGTCACGCTTCTGATGCGCGGCGATGCCTCGCAATCGATCGCCGAGGTTAGGCAACAAGTCGAAGCGCTCGCCGCCAAGCTCGGCGCGACGCCGAAATTCCTGGTCGGCAAGCCTGGTCTCGACGGCCATTCCAACGGCGCCGAACAGATCGCCGTGCGCGCCGCCGATTGCGGCTTCGAGGTTTCCTATGATGGCATCCGCCTGACGCCGGAACAGATCGTAGGCGCCGCCCTCGAGCAAAAGGTGAATGTCGTCGGCCTCTCGATCCTCTCGGGCTCGCATGTGCCTTTGGTGCGCGATGTGATGAACCGCATGCGCGCTGCGGGCCTCGGCCATGTGCCGGTGGTGGCGGGCGGCATCATTCCTCCCGAGGATGTGCTGGTGCTCAAGCAACTGGGTGTCGCCCAGGTCTATACGCCCAAGGACTTCGACCTGAACCGGATCATGAGCGATCTCGTTATACTCATCGATGCGCGCGCCAGCGAGCAGGCGGCGTGA
- a CDS encoding AEC family transporter, which yields MSSILTTILPVFGLIALGFICARTRFIGPAAGQGLSQVVFNLAMPALLFRTVAVIDQQSLSPWPLWAALFGGIAIVWIATTLIARTTNLIEAAPASAAMGASFGNLAMLGFPLALAHFGDRAALPVGLILSIHAPMLWLAAVIHIEASGQGRLPSVMAVLRQLATQLIRNPIVVALLLGTLWRVTGLGLHPVPDRFLEMLGEAGVPMALVALGLSLAGYSLKGQWHAIFTLMTLKLICLPVVVWLIARYVVGLDPFWTHIALMLAAMPTGANAYLFAQRYDTGTAAVSGAIALGTALSLLSLSGLFLLMDAGLI from the coding sequence ATGTCCTCCATCCTCACCACTATCCTGCCCGTCTTCGGCCTGATCGCACTCGGCTTCATCTGCGCGCGCACCAGGTTCATCGGCCCGGCCGCCGGCCAGGGGCTGAGCCAGGTGGTGTTCAACCTCGCCATGCCGGCGCTTCTGTTCCGCACCGTGGCGGTGATCGACCAGCAGAGCCTGTCGCCCTGGCCGCTCTGGGCCGCTCTGTTCGGCGGCATCGCGATCGTGTGGATCGCCACCACCCTCATTGCCCGCACCACGAACCTGATCGAGGCGGCGCCCGCTTCCGCCGCCATGGGGGCGAGCTTCGGCAATCTGGCGATGCTGGGCTTCCCGCTGGCGCTCGCCCATTTCGGCGACCGCGCCGCGCTGCCCGTTGGCCTCATCCTCTCGATCCACGCCCCCATGCTGTGGCTCGCCGCTGTGATCCATATCGAAGCCTCGGGGCAAGGCCGGCTCCCCTCCGTTATGGCGGTGCTGCGGCAACTGGCGACCCAGCTCATCCGCAACCCGATCGTTGTCGCTTTGCTTCTCGGCACCCTGTGGCGGGTCACGGGCCTGGGTCTCCATCCGGTGCCCGACCGCTTTCTCGAGATGCTGGGCGAGGCGGGCGTGCCGATGGCACTGGTGGCGTTGGGATTGTCGCTCGCCGGTTACAGCCTGAAGGGCCAGTGGCACGCCATCTTCACGCTCATGACACTCAAGCTCATCTGTCTGCCGGTGGTCGTCTGGCTGATCGCGCGCTACGTGGTCGGGCTTGATCCGTTCTGGACCCATATCGCGCTGATGCTCGCCGCCATGCCGACCGGGGCCAATGCCTATCTGTTCGCGCAGCGCTACGATACCGGCACCGCCGCCGTTTCGGGCGCCATCGCGCTCGGCACCGCTTTGTCGCTTTTATCCCTGAGCGGTCTCTTCCTGCTCATGGATGCCGGGCTCATCTAG